In one window of Hevea brasiliensis isolate MT/VB/25A 57/8 chromosome 10, ASM3005281v1, whole genome shotgun sequence DNA:
- the LOC110658272 gene encoding probable WRKY transcription factor 13 yields MAATSQAMLNQGLFEEQEMPTQMGFFSFAPHSSFPQLGICQQSLKGFTIPHSLAADAPSAANLTETLLSSAAAKQREDMTANLGGPHFFSLQRSSANLWAWGEVSECLSSKRSGGDDQYLGVSSMKMKKIKGRRKVREPRFCFKTMSDVDVLDDGYKWRKYGQKVVKNTLHPRSYYRCTQDNCRVKKRVERLAEDPRMVITTYEGRHVHSPSHDLEDSDAQSHLNNFFF; encoded by the exons atggcagCCACCTCCCAAGCCATGCTAAATCAGGGCTTGTTTGAGGAGCAAGAGATGCCTACGCAAATGGGTTTCTTTTCTTTTGCTCCACACTCGAGTTTTCCTCAATTGGGTATTTGCCAGCAATCTCTGAAAGGCTTTACTATACCTCATTCACTTGCAGCCGATGCACCATCTGCTGCGAATCTCACTGAAACCCTACTCTCATCCGCTGCTGCTAAGCAAAGAGAAGACATGACAGCTAATTTGGGAGGACCCCATTTCTTTTCCTTGCAAAGATCTAGTGCAAACCTCTG GGCATGGGGAGAAGTCAGTGAGTGTTTAAGCAGCAAAAGAAGTGGTGGAGATGATCAATATCTAGGGGTTTCTTCAATGAAAATGAAGAAGATTAAAGGAAGGAGAAAGGTAAGAGAGCCTAGGTTTTGCTTCAAGACTATGAGCGATGTGGATGTGCTGGATGATGGATACAAGTGGAGAAAGTACGGCCAGAAAGTGGTAAAGAACACACTGCATCCCAG GAGCTATTATCGTTGTACACAAGATAATTGTCGAGTAAAGAAACGAGTGGAGAGATTAGCAGAGGACCCAAGAATGGTGATAACAACCTATGAAGGGAGACATGTACATTCTCCATCACATGATCTTGAAGACTCCGATGCTCAATCCCACCTTAACAATTTCTTCTTCTAG